The Fusobacterium necrophorum subsp. necrophorum genome has a window encoding:
- a CDS encoding GNAT family N-acetyltransferase, translating into MNLKRKKEIGDLQKKQIWDIYQSNSYYFQVTHHRKAKETDVEEDIQELPDKVGNFQKYYELLYLSDVPIGILDYLENFPEEKTVYIGLYMIKADCHHQGLGRSIFLELEKDFQIKGFQKIRLAIIPENRISFYFWLHMGFTEKEEKIWKEKSGLQKKVIILEKSLKV; encoded by the coding sequence ATGAATTTGAAAAGAAAAAAAGAAATAGGAGATTTGCAGAAGAAACAAATATGGGATATTTATCAGTCCAATTCTTACTATTTTCAAGTAACTCATCATCGAAAAGCAAAAGAAACAGATGTGGAAGAAGATATACAGGAACTTCCTGATAAAGTGGGGAATTTTCAAAAATACTATGAACTTTTGTATTTATCGGATGTTCCTATTGGAATTTTAGATTATTTAGAAAATTTTCCGGAAGAGAAAACAGTATATATCGGACTTTATATGATAAAAGCAGACTGTCACCATCAAGGTTTGGGAAGAAGTATTTTCTTGGAATTGGAAAAAGACTTTCAAATCAAAGGATTTCAAAAAATACGTTTAGCAATCATTCCGGAAAATAGAATCAGTTTTTATTTTTGGCTTCATATGGGATTTACAGAGAAGGAGGAAAAAATTTGGAAAGAAAAAAGCGGATTGCAAAAGAAAGTCATCATTCTGGAGAAAAGTTTGAAAGTATAA
- a CDS encoding RNA-binding domain-containing protein, which yields MKQYIESETLELKEKYTDIILKEIVSFLNGNGGTIYIGVKDNGEVVGVDKVDEALRKISDMITTQIEPNPQDEIKSELQFDNTKTIIVIKINKGRKHIYCQKKYGFSSTGCTIRIGTTCKEMTPEQIKIRYEQKFIDTEYMLKKKASLSELSFRELKIYYSEKNYHLENNSFEINLNLRNENGDYNLLAELLSDRNNIPFIFVKFQGNDKSSISERSDYGYGCLLTTYGKIKNRLQAENICISDTTVRPRKDIYLFDYDAVNEAILNALVHNDWTITEPQISMFHNRLEILSHGGLPSGMTEKQFFDGISKPRNTTLMRIFLNMGLTEHTGHGIPTIVSKYGKEVFEIEGNYIRCTIPFERYVLANFDNKNVGLNVGLNVGLNKTEKKVIELLIENPSYNSQDLAEKIGVTKRTIERTFKTLQEKKRIERIGSKRDGNWIVTK from the coding sequence ATGAAACAATACATAGAATCAGAAACATTAGAGTTAAAGGAAAAATATACTGACATCATTCTGAAAGAAATCGTTTCCTTTTTGAATGGAAATGGTGGAACGATTTATATCGGAGTTAAAGATAATGGAGAAGTCGTCGGTGTAGATAAAGTAGATGAAGCTCTTAGAAAAATATCTGATATGATAACAACACAGATTGAACCGAATCCACAGGATGAAATTAAATCAGAACTACAATTTGATAATACTAAAACAATCATTGTGATAAAAATAAATAAAGGTAGAAAGCACATATATTGTCAAAAAAAGTATGGTTTTTCTTCTACCGGTTGTACTATAAGAATAGGAACAACATGCAAAGAAATGACTCCTGAGCAAATAAAAATTAGATATGAGCAGAAATTCATAGATACTGAGTATATGCTAAAAAAGAAAGCCAGTTTATCTGAATTATCCTTTAGAGAACTTAAGATTTATTATTCGGAAAAAAACTATCACTTAGAGAATAACTCATTTGAGATAAATTTGAATTTAAGAAATGAGAATGGGGATTATAATTTATTAGCGGAACTATTGTCCGATAGGAATAACATTCCCTTTATTTTTGTAAAGTTTCAAGGGAATGATAAATCTTCTATATCAGAAAGAAGTGATTATGGGTATGGATGCTTATTAACGACATATGGAAAGATAAAAAATAGATTACAGGCTGAAAATATTTGTATCTCCGATACAACAGTTCGTCCGAGAAAAGATATTTATTTATTCGACTATGACGCAGTGAATGAAGCTATTTTAAACGCTTTGGTTCATAATGATTGGACAATTACAGAACCACAAATATCAATGTTTCATAATCGATTAGAAATTCTTTCACATGGAGGTCTTCCCAGTGGAATGACAGAAAAACAATTTTTTGACGGTATCAGTAAACCAAGAAATACAACTTTGATGAGGATATTTTTGAATATGGGGCTTACTGAGCATACAGGACATGGAATTCCAACTATTGTAAGTAAGTATGGGAAAGAAGTTTTTGAAATTGAAGGGAACTATATTCGCTGTACCATTCCTTTTGAAAGATATGTACTTGCCAATTTTGATAATAAAAATGTCGGTTTGAATGTCGGTTTGAATGTCGGTTTGAATAAAACCGAAAAGAAAGTAATAGAGTTATTGATAGAAAATCCAAGTTATAATTCCCAAGATTTAGCGGAGAAAATAGGCGTGACAAAGAGAACTATCGAAAGAACTTTTAAAACTTTGCAAGAGAAAAAGAGAATAGAACGAATTGGATCAAAGCGTGACGGAAATTGGATTGTCACTAAATAA
- a CDS encoding LysE family transporter produces MNHYLQGLLMGLAYVAPIGLQNLFVINTALTQKKGRVFLTALIVIFFDVTLAFACFFGAGALMEQSPILKMLILLLGSLIVIYIGYGLIRAKANMESKDVNIPLKKVITSACVVTWFNPQAIIDGTMMLGAFRASLPASESMKFILGVTSASCIWFLGVSILLSLFQNLFHERILRAINVVCGIIIIFYGLKLFYSFVLAIQVLN; encoded by the coding sequence ATGAATCATTATTTACAAGGTTTGCTTATGGGATTGGCTTATGTTGCTCCTATCGGTCTTCAAAATTTATTTGTTATCAATACTGCTTTGACACAGAAAAAAGGAAGAGTCTTTTTGACCGCCTTGATTGTCATTTTCTTCGATGTCACTTTGGCATTTGCTTGTTTTTTCGGGGCGGGGGCTCTCATGGAACAATCACCTATTCTTAAAATGCTGATTCTTCTTCTGGGAAGTCTTATCGTTATTTATATTGGCTATGGTTTAATCAGGGCAAAAGCAAATATGGAAAGTAAGGACGTCAATATTCCCTTAAAAAAGGTAATTACTTCCGCCTGTGTTGTCACTTGGTTCAATCCTCAAGCCATTATAGACGGAACCATGATGTTAGGTGCCTTTCGAGCAAGTTTGCCGGCTTCGGAATCTATGAAATTTATTTTGGGAGTGACTTCCGCTTCTTGTATTTGGTTTTTAGGAGTTTCTATTTTGCTTTCCCTGTTTCAAAATTTATTTCATGAAAGAATATTACGAGCTATCAATGTTGTCTGTGGAATTATTATTATTTTCTACGGTCTGAAATTATTTTACAGTTTTGTATTGGCAATACAGGTATTAAACTAG